In Benincasa hispida cultivar B227 chromosome 8, ASM972705v1, whole genome shotgun sequence, the sequence CCCTCATTCCTCTGAATCTCACAATTGTTACTCCTTTCCTCCATCACATTCACAATCTCCCCTCCGATTTCTCTCTCACCGGATTCCGCCGCATCAGAACAATCCGCAGCCTCACCAATCACTGGCTCTCTACAAACAGGACAATTCGCGTGAGAGTTCAGCCACATATCAATACACTCCAGATGAAATCCATGGCTACATTTTGGCAACCGTCGTCCCAGTTCTCGTTCTTCAAATTCACTGAGGCAAATCACGCACTCCATCGCCGCCGCACACTTCTTCTCCTCGGATTCGTAAACGAACAGAGGAATAGCAGAGATTACAGACGGATCGAGGCCTTTGGACGGAGCAGAAACTAAATCAAACGGAACGGACGAATCGAAACGGGAGAGACGAGGCGGAGCGAGGATGTAGGAGACAGTGAGGGAGGTGCGGTGGCGGTGGCGGTAGCGAGGGTGAGGGAAGAAGCAATTGGCGTAGGCGTGGAGGAGAAGAACGAAGAGAACGACTAAGAGAAGAGAAATGA encodes:
- the LOC120083651 gene encoding RING-H2 finger protein ATL63, producing the protein MGSNSTSLIDFAQSIFSYNSNIMLAALISLLLVVLFVLLLHAYANCFFPHPRYRHRHRTSLTVSYILAPPRLSRFDSSVPFDLVSAPSKGLDPSVISAIPLFVYESEEKKCAAAMECVICLSEFEERELGRRLPKCSHGFHLECIDMWLNSHANCPVCREPVIGEAADCSDAAESGEREIGGEIVNVMEERSNNCEIQRNEGQNGQFNSDSSSSSSIDPPLMSLGASLMRMLSRNRSDGRIFPSSNGEEELDV